From a region of the Nonlabens dokdonensis DSW-6 genome:
- a CDS encoding Ig-like domain-containing protein — protein sequence MKNKKLIYFKSFGLLLISFLFLVGCERELSDDSVLATFPATAEIFTDAPVGLTDEFFISFDPAQGANTEGFGTDDNVAFEGTSSIRIDVPAPNDPNGGFIGGIFKDRGAGRDLTGFDALTFWVKGSTTATVGLFGFGTDFEENKHAVSLENVQLSTDWRKVTIPIPNASRLTQEKGMFIFSAGTQGSGGFGFTFWIDELKFENLGTIAQPRPNILNGQNLTQQSFTGSTVPISGLTQTFNLESGQNVTVLAAPSYFDFQSSNPSVATVDELGIVTVVGAGTTLITATIDNVLAGGSLEISSNGALPSADPPTLPQSNVKSIFSDAYISETSINFSPGFGGSTTQTTLSNNNGDFILAYTNNNFTGIIFDSTVDASALTFMHVDVFAQEAGVQVEFQIRDIGPNGVINTNIFTGQPEVDDADKRFLASGLTVGSWNSIDIPLNGALATQKNNLGAIILAGGPNFLLDNIYFYTP from the coding sequence ATGAAAAATAAAAAACTTATTTATTTTAAGTCTTTTGGGCTTCTCTTAATTTCATTCCTCTTTTTAGTTGGATGCGAAAGAGAATTATCTGATGATTCTGTTTTGGCAACGTTTCCTGCAACAGCCGAAATTTTTACGGATGCTCCAGTAGGACTTACTGACGAATTCTTTATTTCTTTTGATCCAGCTCAAGGAGCAAATACAGAGGGATTTGGAACAGATGACAACGTGGCTTTTGAAGGCACTAGCTCCATACGTATTGATGTTCCAGCACCTAACGATCCTAACGGTGGTTTTATAGGTGGAATATTTAAAGATCGTGGAGCAGGTAGAGACTTAACAGGTTTTGATGCGCTTACATTTTGGGTAAAAGGTTCAACTACTGCTACTGTGGGCCTATTCGGTTTTGGAACTGATTTTGAAGAAAATAAGCATGCTGTGAGTCTTGAAAATGTACAACTTTCTACAGATTGGAGAAAAGTTACTATACCTATACCTAACGCTTCTAGGCTTACTCAAGAAAAAGGTATGTTCATATTTTCTGCTGGTACACAAGGTTCTGGCGGCTTTGGTTTTACCTTTTGGATTGATGAGCTTAAATTTGAAAACTTAGGTACAATAGCCCAGCCTAGACCTAATATTTTAAATGGACAGAATCTTACACAACAATCGTTTACTGGCTCAACAGTCCCAATTTCAGGATTGACACAAACATTTAACCTTGAATCTGGTCAGAATGTGACGGTTTTGGCAGCGCCTTCTTATTTTGATTTTCAGTCGTCAAATCCTAGTGTTGCAACAGTTGATGAACTTGGAATAGTAACAGTGGTAGGTGCTGGAACCACTTTAATAACAGCTACTATTGATAACGTTTTAGCCGGTGGCTCATTAGAGATTTCATCAAATGGTGCCTTGCCTTCTGCAGATCCACCAACATTGCCTCAGTCTAATGTTAAATCTATTTTTAGTGATGCTTACATTTCTGAAACATCTATTAATTTTTCACCTGGTTTTGGAGGTTCAACAACGCAAACAACTTTAAGTAATAATAATGGAGACTTTATTTTAGCCTACACAAATAATAATTTCACAGGGATTATTTTTGATAGTACAGTAGACGCGTCTGCTTTAACTTTCATGCATGTTGATGTATTTGCACAAGAGGCAGGAGTGCAAGTAGAATTCCAAATCAGGGACATAGGACCTAATGGTGTCATTAATACTAATATTTTTACTGGTCAACCTGAAGTGGATGATGCAGATAAAAGATTTTTAGCTTCAGGTCTAACTGTTGGCAGCTGGAATTCAATCGATATACCATTAAATGGTGCATTAGCCACGCAAAAGAATAATCTCGGAGCAATTATTCTAGCCGGAGGTCCTAATTTTTTATTAGATAATATTTACTTCTACACTCCTTAG
- a CDS encoding glycoside hydrolase family 2 TIM barrel-domain containing protein, which produces MKNFFLTMTLLLSVVSVFSQSQRVSILESANGQTLLVDGKPFIINGMNWDYVPIGTNYSYNFWAQPDDFIEAALESEMGLLKNMGVNTIRVYTGIQPKWVEYIYKNYGIYTMINHSFGRYGLTLDGAWMSNTEYADPRARKFLIQEAINMTNEFKDTPGLLLFMLGNENNYGLSWGGAATEDIPVETEGTVITRARAMYKVMNEAIVEMKKIDSSHPIAICNGDLLYIDLVAEHVTDLDIYATNMYRGESFGDAFEVVKQKLNKPMMFAEFGSDAFNAISNKEDQKMQAYYMVENWKEIYANASGLGKAGNSLGGFTFQWADGWWKDGQTEDLDIHNTEAIWTSAGYNIDSKDGSKNMNEEWFGVCAKGRPNESGLYDLYPRAAYYALKEVHELDPYKDGLSAANLQSHFENIELMDAVLRARGDKAALGGGDSEKLRISRLSARFTTFNTGGSLITTPDTPDPDSQVFPNQLGFDHMQSYFVGIEGKPASNMRANVNFNIIGKVAENPIDEIFYENRARPIFSLDSNGQQVIENDVNRVNVYDAEFEWNAKDFDLRGFYRTGHYHWGYEGDFFALYPEANYGPNLDIYGGEILGFEVDGKGVAEGVKAAFGPQLWWGANPTALIKYSRKVGQWGVTGIYHRDFETDIELDETGRRVLDQNQVRSGIIPAFPTERATLVLEREIGAFGFTLGGIWAGSPLNGTTYQDVTGSSGNYTVFDDIVSSKDNWGGKGKITYQGGKFNAYVQGGVMGLVANGGADQTQTFTGWKLRDNGSGNQSNFLAGMTYTLGNFQIAPNFLWQQPLVDPMPNDVGAPGRLRNVIDDPFAVRGNRETTAGEILITFDPTPGTWMYEWNNDRAEDAKFAMSAGFVFRHLPTTQDAHIGFQADRTFFAFPNSAPAEDLWEAHTRMVSKLSPNLGIIGNFFYGNGQANGDSERLIKRYGGDVRMIYNKMMVQTHFKFNDWGPFDYHRDFNLTYPVQLMLDVSTSLGKPDWFILPSTVVGIRGTWRTMNEFSPRYSPNVAPPFGAPPISPVGFPDGTEWEIRTYIHINIGN; this is translated from the coding sequence ATGAAGAATTTCTTTTTAACGATGACTTTGCTACTGTCTGTAGTATCTGTTTTTTCTCAGAGTCAGAGAGTATCTATTTTAGAAAGTGCGAATGGACAAACACTGTTAGTAGATGGAAAGCCATTTATCATAAATGGAATGAACTGGGATTACGTTCCTATCGGTACTAATTACTCTTATAATTTCTGGGCTCAACCAGATGATTTTATCGAAGCGGCTCTTGAAAGTGAGATGGGATTGTTAAAAAATATGGGAGTGAACACCATTCGTGTTTATACTGGTATTCAACCTAAATGGGTTGAGTATATTTATAAGAACTATGGTATTTATACAATGATCAATCATTCATTTGGTCGCTATGGGTTGACTTTAGATGGAGCATGGATGTCTAATACAGAATATGCCGATCCAAGGGCAAGAAAATTTCTAATTCAAGAAGCTATTAATATGACTAATGAGTTTAAAGATACTCCTGGTCTATTATTATTCATGTTGGGTAATGAGAATAATTATGGTCTTTCATGGGGTGGCGCCGCTACTGAGGATATTCCTGTTGAAACTGAGGGAACAGTAATTACTCGTGCAAGAGCTATGTACAAAGTTATGAATGAGGCTATAGTAGAGATGAAAAAAATAGATTCAAGTCATCCTATAGCTATATGTAATGGAGATTTACTATATATAGATTTAGTTGCTGAACATGTAACTGATCTCGATATATACGCTACCAACATGTATCGCGGCGAATCTTTTGGAGATGCGTTTGAAGTAGTAAAGCAAAAATTAAATAAACCAATGATGTTTGCTGAGTTTGGTTCTGATGCTTTTAACGCTATTTCAAATAAGGAAGATCAAAAGATGCAAGCTTACTACATGGTGGAAAACTGGAAGGAGATATATGCTAATGCATCCGGACTTGGAAAAGCTGGTAACTCTCTAGGAGGATTTACTTTCCAATGGGCAGATGGATGGTGGAAAGATGGACAAACTGAAGACTTAGATATTCATAATACGGAAGCCATTTGGACGAGTGCTGGTTATAATATAGATTCAAAGGATGGTTCAAAAAATATGAACGAAGAATGGTTTGGAGTCTGTGCAAAGGGTCGTCCAAACGAGAGCGGTTTATATGATCTATATCCACGTGCAGCTTACTATGCTTTGAAAGAAGTACACGAACTCGACCCTTATAAAGATGGATTGAGTGCGGCAAATTTGCAAAGTCATTTTGAAAATATAGAATTAATGGATGCGGTTTTACGCGCAAGAGGTGATAAAGCAGCATTAGGAGGTGGAGATTCTGAAAAATTGAGAATTAGTAGGTTAAGTGCTAGGTTCACCACGTTCAACACTGGAGGAAGTCTCATCACTACTCCTGACACACCGGATCCTGATTCGCAAGTCTTTCCAAATCAATTAGGTTTCGATCACATGCAATCCTATTTTGTCGGGATTGAAGGAAAACCAGCTTCTAATATGAGAGCTAATGTGAATTTTAATATAATAGGAAAGGTCGCTGAAAATCCAATTGATGAAATCTTTTATGAGAATAGGGCTCGACCAATTTTTTCTTTAGACTCCAATGGTCAACAAGTTATAGAAAACGACGTAAACCGCGTGAATGTATATGACGCAGAGTTTGAGTGGAACGCTAAAGATTTTGACCTCAGAGGTTTCTACCGTACCGGTCATTATCATTGGGGTTATGAAGGTGATTTCTTTGCTTTATATCCTGAAGCAAACTATGGGCCTAACCTTGATATTTACGGAGGTGAAATCTTAGGATTTGAAGTTGATGGTAAAGGAGTTGCTGAAGGAGTTAAAGCAGCCTTTGGGCCTCAGCTTTGGTGGGGCGCAAATCCTACTGCATTAATAAAGTATAGTAGAAAAGTGGGTCAATGGGGTGTAACTGGTATTTATCACAGAGATTTTGAAACAGATATTGAATTAGATGAAACTGGACGACGTGTTCTTGATCAAAATCAAGTAAGAAGTGGTATTATTCCAGCTTTTCCGACAGAAAGAGCTACGCTAGTTTTAGAACGAGAAATAGGTGCTTTCGGATTTACTTTAGGTGGTATCTGGGCTGGAAGTCCATTAAACGGAACAACATATCAAGATGTTACTGGTTCCTCAGGGAATTATACTGTCTTTGATGACATTGTATCATCCAAGGATAATTGGGGAGGAAAAGGAAAGATTACTTATCAAGGTGGAAAATTTAACGCTTATGTTCAAGGTGGTGTAATGGGACTTGTAGCAAATGGAGGAGCAGATCAAACGCAAACCTTTACTGGATGGAAGTTAAGAGATAATGGTAGTGGAAATCAGTCTAATTTCTTAGCTGGTATGACCTACACCTTAGGGAATTTTCAAATTGCACCTAACTTCCTATGGCAACAACCACTAGTAGATCCTATGCCTAACGATGTAGGAGCTCCAGGAAGGTTAAGAAATGTGATTGATGATCCGTTTGCTGTAAGAGGCAATAGAGAAACAACCGCTGGTGAAATCTTAATAACTTTTGACCCAACTCCCGGAACATGGATGTATGAGTGGAATAACGATAGGGCAGAAGATGCAAAATTTGCAATGAGCGCAGGTTTCGTATTTCGTCATTTACCTACCACTCAGGATGCTCACATTGGTTTTCAAGCAGATCGTACTTTCTTTGCATTTCCAAATTCTGCTCCTGCAGAAGATTTATGGGAAGCGCACACGCGTATGGTTTCTAAATTAAGTCCTAATTTAGGAATTATCGGAAATTTCTTTTACGGAAATGGCCAAGCAAATGGAGATAGTGAAAGATTAATTAAAAGATATGGTGGTGATGTCAGAATGATCTACAATAAAATGATGGTACAAACTCATTTTAAATTTAATGATTGGGGACCTTTCGATTACCATAGGGATTTTAACTTAACTTATCCTGTACAATTAATGCTAGATGTCTCAACATCACTAGGAAAACCTGATTGGTTTATATTACCAAGCACCGTAGTTGGTATTAGAGGAACATGGAGAACAATGAATGAATTTTCCCCAAGATATTCTCCTAATGTAGCCCCTCCATTTGGTGCACCACCCATTAGCCCAGTTGGATTTCCTGACGGTACAGAATGGGAAATTAGAACTTATATTCATATAAATATTGGAAATTAA
- a CDS encoding 3'-5' exonuclease produces the protein MKLQLTRPICFFDLETTGTNISKDRIVEISIHKVFPNGDEKTFTFKVNPTVPIPAETTAVHGITDEMVKDAPTFKERAHEVFNIIKDSDLAGFNSNRFDIPLLAEEMLRADVDFDMGNRNAIDVQNIFHKMEQRTLVAAYKFYCDKDLTDAHSAEADTIATYEVLKGQLDRYPELENNMKSLAEFSTRRKPVDFAGMLAFNSKGEECFNFGKHKGKRIVDVLESEPGYYSWIQNADFPLYTKKVLTAIKLRGFNKS, from the coding sequence ATGAAACTTCAACTTACTAGACCTATCTGTTTTTTTGATTTAGAGACAACAGGAACCAATATTTCGAAAGATAGAATTGTAGAAATATCCATCCACAAGGTCTTCCCTAATGGTGATGAAAAAACGTTTACATTTAAAGTTAATCCTACGGTTCCTATTCCTGCAGAAACAACAGCCGTTCATGGAATTACTGATGAAATGGTAAAAGATGCTCCTACGTTTAAGGAACGAGCTCATGAGGTTTTTAATATTATCAAAGATTCAGACCTTGCAGGGTTCAATTCTAATAGATTTGACATACCATTGCTAGCTGAGGAAATGTTGAGAGCTGATGTTGATTTTGACATGGGAAATAGAAATGCTATCGATGTTCAAAATATCTTTCATAAGATGGAGCAACGTACGCTAGTTGCTGCGTATAAATTTTACTGTGACAAAGATTTAACAGATGCTCACAGCGCTGAGGCAGATACAATTGCTACTTACGAGGTTTTAAAAGGTCAGTTAGACCGTTATCCAGAATTAGAAAATAACATGAAATCTCTAGCGGAATTTTCTACACGTAGAAAGCCCGTAGATTTTGCTGGAATGCTCGCATTTAATAGTAAAGGAGAAGAGTGTTTTAATTTTGGAAAACATAAAGGGAAACGTATTGTTGATGTGCTTGAGAGTGAGCCAGGTTACTACAGCTGGATTCAAAATGCCGATTTCCCACTTTATACAAAGAAAGTACTTACTGCAATTAAGCTAAGAGGTTTCAATAAGAGCTAG
- a CDS encoding DegT/DnrJ/EryC1/StrS family aminotransferase: MNQPYIPYLDLKPLNDRFKEQDLNVFEQIHASGRFIGGDWVGDFENKFGVYCGASNCIGTGNGLDALTIILKSEIALGNLPKNARILVPAHTYIATFLSIIHAGLQPIPVDVEELILTASVLEKTTISYDAIVVVDIYGKLVEDEVYAFAKANNINIYCDTAQSHGATNNSGIKSGNIARASAFSFYPTKNLGAIGDAGAITTNDLELANMCRKIANYGRDSRFVNDVLGVNSRLDPLQAGFLINRLPFLDSDNNRRNEIAKYYYDSLKNEKVRLLDNDFLSNNAMHVFPVCVQNRRVFIDYLDHIGIGTSIHYEVPPHHQKALEQFNKLSFPITEEFHRTEVSLPCHPLLTDDQLERIVSAVNAY; this comes from the coding sequence ATGAATCAACCCTACATTCCATATTTAGATCTCAAGCCTTTGAACGACAGATTCAAAGAGCAAGATTTAAATGTTTTTGAGCAAATTCATGCTTCGGGACGTTTTATAGGTGGAGATTGGGTTGGGGATTTCGAAAACAAGTTTGGCGTATACTGCGGCGCATCTAATTGTATAGGAACAGGTAATGGACTTGATGCACTCACCATTATTCTTAAATCAGAGATCGCGCTGGGGAATTTGCCTAAGAACGCCCGTATTTTGGTGCCTGCTCATACGTATATCGCCACATTTTTAAGTATCATTCATGCCGGATTACAACCTATTCCTGTAGACGTAGAGGAGTTGATATTAACGGCTTCTGTTTTAGAAAAAACAACTATTTCTTATGATGCTATTGTAGTCGTAGATATCTACGGCAAACTGGTGGAGGATGAGGTGTACGCTTTCGCGAAAGCGAATAACATAAACATCTATTGCGATACTGCACAATCTCACGGCGCTACAAACAATAGCGGTATAAAATCTGGAAATATAGCTAGAGCGAGTGCCTTCTCATTTTATCCCACTAAAAATTTAGGAGCTATAGGTGACGCCGGAGCAATAACTACAAATGATCTCGAGCTCGCCAATATGTGTCGTAAGATTGCTAATTACGGCCGTGATAGCCGATTTGTAAACGATGTCTTAGGAGTAAATTCAAGACTTGATCCATTACAAGCAGGTTTTTTAATAAATAGATTACCGTTTCTTGATAGCGACAATAATCGTAGAAATGAGATCGCAAAATATTATTACGACAGTTTAAAAAATGAAAAAGTCAGACTGCTCGATAATGATTTCTTATCAAATAATGCCATGCATGTTTTTCCAGTTTGTGTGCAAAACAGGCGTGTTTTTATAGATTATCTCGATCACATAGGAATAGGCACGAGCATACATTATGAAGTGCCGCCGCATCATCAAAAGGCTCTAGAACAATTTAATAAGTTGTCTTTTCCTATCACCGAAGAATTTCATCGTACAGAGGTAAGTTTACCATGTCATCCACTATTGACAGATGATCAACTAGAGCGTATTGTAAGTGCTGTAAATGCTTATTAA
- a CDS encoding O-antigen translocase → MKRLLHQLNKNVLLKLAGFNSIHVFIKIGTGAIMSWILANFVGAAGMGILGNLRNFMQGLLSFSVLGLENGLVKNTAQFQEDSTALKRTYNTSWVLSFSASIIAAVAIFIFAPWLDEQLIATDVDFSLAFKLIAVSLPFYVVFVFVTSMMQGLEWYKKFITLNIVVSLLVFCFSAYLAFQYNLEGALYALAIVPFLQCFVAVFYWSLQKNVTIRLKELLQFNFDKKTSKQLLKYSVMALVSALLIPLVNILVRDQVRVEVSDEAAGLWEAVVRISGHYMLFVTSLISLYVLPSLSKDASTSNYKKTIMAFYKNILPLVFLGLLGVYLFRDFIIAVLFSEEFEPASALFKWQLLGDFIKVITTVMAFRFIALNDLKRYLIAEVLSILSFYLLALVFIKQYQEEGVVIAYLGNYIFYFLLLLIILRKELFKREVVD, encoded by the coding sequence ATGAAGAGACTACTTCATCAACTTAATAAAAACGTACTGCTCAAGTTAGCTGGTTTTAACTCCATTCACGTTTTTATAAAAATAGGTACTGGAGCAATCATGTCCTGGATACTAGCTAACTTTGTAGGTGCTGCTGGAATGGGAATTTTAGGAAACCTGCGCAACTTTATGCAAGGTTTGCTCAGTTTTTCAGTGTTAGGTCTTGAAAACGGACTGGTAAAAAACACTGCACAATTTCAAGAAGATTCTACTGCACTAAAAAGAACCTATAACACTAGCTGGGTTTTAAGTTTCAGTGCTAGTATAATTGCAGCTGTAGCAATTTTTATTTTTGCTCCTTGGCTTGATGAGCAACTGATTGCAACAGATGTTGATTTTTCACTAGCTTTTAAATTGATAGCTGTTTCTTTGCCGTTTTATGTGGTGTTTGTTTTTGTTACGAGCATGATGCAAGGACTGGAATGGTATAAAAAATTCATCACTCTTAATATCGTTGTCAGTCTTTTAGTTTTTTGCTTTTCGGCATATCTGGCATTTCAATACAATCTAGAAGGTGCGTTGTATGCTCTTGCTATTGTTCCTTTTTTGCAGTGTTTTGTGGCTGTTTTTTATTGGAGTCTACAAAAGAACGTTACGATTAGATTAAAAGAATTATTACAATTTAATTTTGATAAAAAAACAAGTAAGCAATTACTTAAATATAGTGTCATGGCGCTGGTGAGTGCACTGTTGATACCGTTAGTTAATATATTAGTTAGAGATCAAGTAAGGGTAGAAGTAAGTGATGAGGCTGCTGGATTGTGGGAAGCGGTTGTGCGTATTTCTGGACATTACATGCTTTTTGTAACCAGTTTAATTAGTCTTTATGTATTACCTAGTTTGAGTAAAGATGCTAGTACTAGTAATTACAAGAAAACTATAATGGCTTTTTATAAAAATATTTTACCGTTAGTTTTTTTAGGTCTTCTAGGTGTTTACTTATTTAGAGATTTTATTATTGCAGTTCTGTTTTCAGAAGAATTTGAACCAGCAAGCGCTCTATTTAAATGGCAGCTTTTAGGAGATTTTATCAAGGTGATTACCACCGTAATGGCATTTAGATTTATCGCTCTTAACGATTTAAAAAGATACCTAATCGCTGAGGTATTAAGTATTCTGTCCTTCTACTTACTCGCCCTAGTTTTCATTAAACAATATCAAGAAGAAGGTGTAGTTATTGCGTATTTGGGCAATTATATATTCTACTTCCTCCTTTTATTAATCATTTTAAGAAAGGAATTATTCAAAAGAGAAGTTGTAGATTAA
- a CDS encoding helix-turn-helix and ligand-binding sensor domain-containing protein — MKHLILFLVVICAYFTSGQELPSLNNYEPSTYQAGNQNWMISESNDHFIYVANNKGLLEYNGSQWTLYKTPNESIMRSVKTQGDRIYTGCYMDFGYWLRDSTGTLKYTSIIQESNFKLQEDEQFWNIIVKEDYVLFQSLSHVYSYNKENGQVTQIAEQVEINKFFEVGDSYYYHVLGVGLFQVIDGKSELQGAVDFFKNETVVLVYEFDSKVYIVTQYADIYEYHDGVVEKTASSKFDEQITVYSASLLSDSTLMLGTISHGIISMSLDGKVNYAMDQSDGLLNNTCLYVFEDSAKNVWLALDNGLSSINIESPYRMFHDKDGELGTIYASFQDDDYLYLGTNQGLFYKEKLSDNFVFIEGTQGQVWSIDKVGDSVLCSHHLGVFEIKKSEADYIKGTNGAWEVLSIPDYDDLILVGTYKGLQVLEFSANEWTFKNNIEGFKISSKDVVVQDDYVYVNHEYKGVFQLKIDENYSKLVESQKINELGKGIGSDITVYNDRIFFSKRDAIYIKEKSDEKFLKNEGLSKLVSKNKYTSGTFIKNDGYLWIFNKEGIQKINIEVINGSYDIESIPLTFELRREKIGYENLTKVGSKLYLIGTSYGYTTVDEGYKYSRDHQVYINTIKKYDKNNAIALDLKEPIEIPYSNNVTEIGFSTPYYNTLSNIEYKYRLIGQYDEWSNWTKLNDIRFKNLSYGDYIFEVKSRVNSVVSQNTAQQEFSIARPYYLTTGAILLYVVLLALLIIGLNLAYIWYFKRQREYALQKQQKELELNNLTIEKNLVELRNAKLRSDIEHRNRELAISTMAMIKKNETLNELKSELENLPKTKESKSLKKMLDKNLNSKQDWLTFEEAFNNADKDFFKKIKELHPSLSSGDLRLCVYLRLNLSSKEIAPLLNISPRSVEIKRYRLRKKLALSREESLTSYIVEI, encoded by the coding sequence TTGAAACATCTCATTCTTTTTTTAGTTGTTATTTGTGCTTACTTCACTAGTGGTCAGGAATTGCCTTCTCTTAATAATTACGAGCCATCTACCTATCAAGCAGGGAATCAAAACTGGATGATCAGTGAGTCAAATGATCATTTTATTTATGTAGCAAATAATAAAGGTCTTCTAGAATATAACGGCTCTCAATGGACATTATATAAAACTCCTAATGAGAGTATTATGCGATCGGTAAAAACCCAAGGTGATCGCATATATACTGGATGTTACATGGATTTTGGTTATTGGTTGCGCGATAGCACTGGCACTTTAAAATACACTTCAATAATTCAAGAGTCTAATTTTAAGCTACAAGAAGATGAACAGTTTTGGAACATTATTGTTAAGGAGGATTATGTGCTCTTTCAATCACTAAGCCATGTATATTCTTACAATAAAGAAAATGGTCAAGTAACACAAATCGCTGAACAAGTTGAAATCAACAAATTTTTTGAGGTAGGTGATTCTTACTATTACCATGTTTTGGGCGTTGGTTTATTTCAGGTAATCGATGGGAAATCTGAATTACAAGGAGCAGTTGATTTTTTTAAAAATGAAACAGTTGTTCTGGTGTATGAGTTCGATTCTAAAGTTTATATAGTTACTCAGTACGCAGATATTTACGAGTATCATGATGGCGTGGTAGAAAAAACCGCATCTTCTAAATTTGACGAACAAATAACAGTCTACAGTGCATCTTTACTAAGTGATAGTACCCTTATGTTAGGTACCATTTCTCATGGAATTATTTCTATGTCTTTAGATGGTAAAGTAAATTATGCCATGGATCAAAGCGATGGTTTGCTCAATAACACCTGCTTGTATGTCTTTGAGGATAGTGCCAAAAATGTTTGGCTTGCATTAGACAATGGTCTCAGCTCTATTAACATAGAATCTCCATACAGGATGTTTCACGATAAAGATGGTGAGTTGGGAACTATCTATGCATCGTTTCAAGATGATGATTATTTATACTTAGGAACTAATCAAGGTCTTTTTTACAAAGAAAAACTTTCTGATAATTTCGTTTTTATAGAAGGAACTCAAGGCCAAGTCTGGTCTATAGATAAAGTAGGGGATTCTGTATTATGCAGTCATCATTTAGGGGTTTTTGAAATTAAAAAATCTGAAGCAGATTATATTAAAGGCACTAATGGAGCATGGGAGGTTCTATCTATTCCAGATTACGATGATTTGATACTTGTAGGAACTTATAAAGGTCTTCAAGTATTGGAGTTTTCAGCCAATGAATGGACATTTAAAAATAACATTGAAGGCTTCAAGATAAGTTCAAAAGATGTCGTAGTACAAGATGATTACGTCTATGTAAATCACGAGTATAAAGGTGTTTTTCAATTAAAAATTGATGAAAACTATTCCAAGTTAGTAGAATCTCAAAAAATTAATGAATTAGGTAAAGGAATAGGTTCTGACATCACTGTTTATAATGATAGAATTTTCTTCTCAAAACGTGATGCTATTTATATTAAAGAAAAGTCTGATGAGAAATTCCTTAAAAATGAAGGGCTAAGCAAGCTCGTATCTAAAAACAAATATACTTCTGGTACATTTATAAAAAATGATGGCTACCTCTGGATTTTCAATAAAGAAGGTATTCAAAAAATTAATATTGAGGTTATCAATGGTAGTTATGACATAGAAAGTATTCCTTTGACGTTTGAATTAAGAAGAGAAAAAATCGGTTACGAAAATTTAACCAAAGTAGGTTCAAAACTATATTTAATTGGTACATCCTATGGTTATACGACAGTTGATGAAGGCTATAAGTATAGTAGAGATCATCAGGTTTATATAAATACAATTAAGAAGTATGATAAGAATAATGCAATCGCCTTAGACCTAAAGGAGCCTATTGAAATACCATATTCAAATAATGTTACTGAAATAGGATTCTCAACACCTTATTACAATACACTAAGTAATATTGAGTATAAATACAGATTAATCGGTCAGTATGATGAATGGAGCAACTGGACTAAATTGAATGATATTAGATTTAAAAATTTAAGCTACGGAGATTATATTTTTGAAGTGAAGTCAAGAGTTAATTCAGTTGTGAGTCAAAACACCGCTCAGCAAGAATTCTCAATCGCTCGACCTTACTATTTAACCACTGGTGCTATACTGCTGTACGTTGTTCTTCTCGCTCTCTTAATTATTGGTTTAAACCTTGCGTATATATGGTACTTTAAACGACAACGAGAGTATGCTCTTCAAAAACAACAAAAAGAGCTTGAACTTAATAACCTGACAATAGAAAAGAATTTAGTTGAATTAAGGAATGCTAAATTGAGAAGCGATATCGAACATAGAAATAGAGAGCTAGCTATTTCTACCATGGCGATGATAAAGAAAAATGAGACCTTAAATGAATTAAAATCAGAATTAGAGAACTTACCAAAGACCAAAGAATCAAAGTCTTTGAAAAAGATGCTTGATAAGAATTTGAATAGCAAACAAGATTGGCTCACATTTGAAGAAGCATTTAATAATGCCGATAAAGATTTTTTCAAAAAAATAAAGGAATTACATCCTTCATTAAGTTCTGGAGATCTTAGACTTTGTGTTTATCTACGACTCAATTTATCTTCTAAGGAAATAGCACCACTTCTTAATATTTCACCTCGTAGTGTTGAAATAAAACGATATCGTTTGCGTAAAAAATTGGCTTTAAGCCGAGAAGAGAGCTTAACTAGTTACATTGTTGAGATTTAA